A genomic window from Bacillota bacterium includes:
- a CDS encoding DUF2752 domain-containing protein, with protein MLDLCPRFIIKRFNAANKRYFAYSFTLMGVACAAYFYIISPWADHGWLAGFFTWLGQIRTIAHFGYRCPLCGGTRSFLYMFSGNINTALHHSFFGTFLFIYLYSSLPLRWAVAFGYEGSVGTMLMRFDSWVEKNILWLIFIGALSQLFLDYTGLFYWAA; from the coding sequence ATGCTTGATCTTTGTCCCCGCTTTATTATAAAAAGATTTAACGCAGCCAACAAGCGGTATTTTGCTTATAGCTTCACCCTAATGGGTGTGGCCTGCGCTGCTTATTTCTACATAATCAGCCCTTGGGCTGACCATGGCTGGCTCGCAGGGTTTTTCACCTGGTTAGGCCAAATACGTACCATTGCCCATTTTGGCTATCGGTGCCCGTTATGTGGAGGAACAAGATCTTTCCTCTATATGTTTTCCGGTAACATCAATACAGCTCTGCACCACAGTTTTTTTGGAACATTTTTGTTTATCTATCTCTACTCGTCGCTTCCCCTGAGGTGGGCTGTTGCTTTTGGATATGAAGGCAGCGTTGGGACCATGCTAATGCGTTTCGACTCATGGGTTGAAAAGAATATTCTTTGGTTGATCTTTATCGGAGCGCTGTCCCAGCTGTTTTTGGACTATACAGGCCTTTTTTATTG
- a CDS encoding TM2 domain-containing protein: MHCRNCGAEVHEKAVVCVKCGVNPLTESNYCQECGQPTNDKQEICTSCGCRLMRVYSKSGGNGGFVYPSNPPKSPGTAALLSCLIVGVGQMYLGQIKKGLAWLLGIIVLSFITAGVLWLPILIASIVDAYKTGQKLANGQPVGEWEFF; encoded by the coding sequence ATGCATTGTAGAAATTGCGGAGCTGAAGTACATGAAAAAGCAGTGGTTTGTGTAAAATGTGGAGTAAATCCTCTCACAGAGTCTAACTACTGCCAGGAATGCGGCCAGCCCACTAATGATAAGCAGGAGATCTGCACATCATGCGGGTGCCGACTGATGAGAGTTTATTCCAAATCCGGCGGCAATGGCGGTTTTGTTTACCCGTCTAACCCTCCCAAAAGCCCCGGTACGGCAGCGTTATTGAGCTGCCTAATCGTTGGCGTTGGGCAAATGTATTTGGGGCAGATTAAGAAAGGTTTAGCTTGGTTACTTGGTATAATCGTTTTGAGTTTTATAACTGCAGGAGTTCTCTGGCTCCCAATCTTAATCGCTTCCATTGTTGATGCGTATAAAACTGGGCAAAAACTGGCGAACGGACAGCCCGTTGGCGAGTGGGAATTCTTCTAA